The Coffea arabica cultivar ET-39 chromosome 10e, Coffea Arabica ET-39 HiFi, whole genome shotgun sequence region TTTTTGGCTTAGACcctatttgataattcaattcatcacttaaatttaatgtaatgagatcttaacatattcaaaccgtttgataacaaaaaaattgaacattttaattaattaagtggcactgaattttctaactAAAATTTGCTcctaaaattaagtgataaacgaTTCACTTATTACTGAATATGATATGCATtaaaatgtattagatttaatacttaacaattcaataagtTAATGTATTCAGATTTCATATTTCATATTTCAATATTTAAACTTCAGTTTTATTAATCGCAACCCTAGAGTCTAGATTAAATTGTTATTGTTCTCTTTGTCAACTGTATACCTATTATTTGGTTCCTgtcctagttttttttttcttttttaaaattacATTTAAGGTAACTTcattccaaatttaattcgttCAAACTTGTTATACAGGAGTTGAATTTCAACCTTCAAATAAACAACGTCACCAGGATTATTCAACTAACACAATTGATTATTGGACCTGGTTGTGAATTTTACTAATGTCTCGCTCCAAACGCATTACTAGTCAATTTTACGCAGGATGCTTTCTTGGCCATCATGTAAATAAGGTTAATCATTCACATCTCATCTCTCTGAACAATTATTTACACAATTTGTTTGGTTTTTCGTCGCATCGCTTGTGCAATAAGGTCTAataaaatcttatgctaaatcTTTATTCACTGATGATGTATTAGACAGTTTTGAGTTCTTCATTCTCTCGGCAGTGTTAGAATGACTTAATCAATAATCAACGGCATTGGCTCATTTATGCAATATATTTATTACATTATCAACACCTTACACGACTGGTCGTGAGGAAAATATTTCTTCTATTCCGATTACTGAAAATATGTTTCTACAATTCCACTGTTGATTTAATGCGGATCTGAGAAGATCCAATCTGTCCCTCGTCTGTTTAGTATGAGAAGTACATTagattttcaataaatattaATTGTATCGTGTCCACGCATGAGAATTTCAAAACTGGACATTGTACTCGAATTAATTGTTCGGAAAATTTTGGATGCTGCTTGACAACTTTTACATGGTTGGCTCCCAAGGGAATTTAAATAGTGGTCTGCTATGTGATGTTTATCCTGAAATGGCAACTagagggggagaaatggataaTCTGTATGACAAATGGATAACTCATTTCATCAGCACACAACATTCCGAGAAACTATGCAGTTTTGACAAGGTTTGTTTTCAAGCAGTATTAGTGATGTACACCTTGGTAGATTGAGTTTGATTATTCTTCAAATTTGAAGCCCGGTGATGCAAGAATGACTGGCAAAATAATatggacaaaaacaaacaaaaggtCTATCCGAGAAATGACAAAATAAGCAGAATCAATCTTGAAAATTTATCAGTGGCAGGGGCTAGTTATCCGAGCAGTTGCAATTTGGCTGACCTTGACAGCTGCTGAAGTTTCGTTCTTTTATGTAACCAGCATGTGATTTCTGCTGCATGATTACTCCTTTTTGCTTTGTCCCATCAACCATTGCTCCTCAACATCTACTGGATTCTGCAGCTGCGAACACACATTCATCAATTATATCCGCAAAAATGGCCTAAAGATTATGGCTCATTGCTTTCAGCCAACTGGTAGTGGATTTTGCACTTTCATATAAAAAGAATTCCACAGTGCTTTCGGTCCTAGGCACATAAAAGGATCGCAATTTCACTATGATACAAAACCATGCATTTCACTTACAAATATTTATGCAGCAAGTATCAAGTTAGTAATATTTTGTGAACGTTACGTTACAATGGTCAATCTGGTGCCATATATGTAAAAACTTTCACAGAAAATCAGGATGAATGTCTTCATCTACCCTTTGATCAACAAATTCAGTCTCAAATGCATTCGGATCACACCCTTGATTGGATTGATTTTTGTTAGCTTTCCCACTTGCAGGCAATAGATTATCATCTTCTTCTGTTATGTAACAACTCCATTTTGAAGATCTCCATCCCTTTATTGTTGCTGACCGATTTCTCCCTGGCACCTCATCAGAAAGTTTGACATTACCACCCTGAACTAAACAGCCTCTCCATTCGAACATTCCATGCATTGGCTCCTCGAGCTTCACTTCTTCCTGCCTATCAGCAGACTTTCCTTTAATTTCTGCTGCATAATTAGTCCTCTCTTGTTGTGTCCCTCTAACCCTTGCTCCCCTATATCTACTTGACGCGCCAGCTGCCAAGACAATTTCCACACAAATTCATCAACTAAACCACAAACATGGCCTGAAACAGTAAAGCTCTTTGGGTTCAACCAAATTTGTGGACATTTCAATGAATCCTGTAAATCAGTAATTTATTCTACACTTTCAGTCCTAGACACGCATAACAGCAAGGATTTGGATATAAAACAAACATACCATTCGGCATTTGATCTATTTACCTTGAGAACAGCCTTTTGTTCTGACAAGGCTCTCACCAACATCCACTAGAATATTCTTCTCATCGCCATATTCACAATCTTTTGCGACATGATAACTCTTCAATTTAGGCTTTTTAAAAACTGGTTTAGGCATTTCAGTCACTATTTTGAGCTCAAATTCGTCCCCTGAAAATCAAATTACACAACAAAACTGAAAACATAAATAATTGGCTCATATATAAACTCAAAACTCATCAGAtttacaaattcaaatccaCTGAACAAATTTAATCAATCATTTAACAGATTCGATAACAAATGTAGTCGTTACAGATAATTAATCTCACTTGCACCTAATTGTAAAATCAACATGTAAATGGCTTGAGCATGAGATAGAAAAACCAAACCAGGATTTTCGCCGATGTTTGGTATTTCTGAATCGTCCTCCTCTGGATCAATGTATTCGGTCCAATCGGTCCTTTTCAGCTTGCCATTGGGGGGAATTTTGTCTTCAATTTCTAGGGTTGCTTTGTCGTCATCCGCCGGAATCACATTTTGTTCGGCGAATTGGCGAGACATGTTGAAACTCTGGACGAATTTCCGAACGTCCTTGGCCATATATCCCTGAGCAAACACCTTGCAGACCGATTGCTTCTGGTTGCAGACCACACAAGTCCACTTGTTGCTACTCTTCTTCCGTTGCTTCACCTGCATATTTTTCAATTTCGATAGCAAATCGCAAATTCTAAGTATTCAACACGCACTAACACATTGTGCTGCGTGCCTGTAAAACTTGAATAAGTGATAGGAGTTTGATTTACCTGCATGGTGGAGCATTGGCAGCATTGGAGGGCGAAAAACACCGTCGACGGCGGCATGGCGGATTAGATGGTAACACCGCCGGCGATTGTTTTTGGGTGGaaaggaaatgaagtttgggGATATTTTTAAACTCCCTAGTAATTCTGGCGGGATAATGGGGAATTTGACTTTTAGGAAATTGGCCAATTAGAGTCGTCTGGTCTCTGGCCTGGTCGTGAAGGTTGATTGAGTAAAATGCTTTAGGCCAAGAAGTTGGGTTTCATTCCCTCTGTTGGTCTCTGAGTAAAGCTGTTAAGTCAATCGAGTAGCTCGAAAACTCGTtagagctcggctcgttaattttggttaacgagtcgagctcgaactcgaaacATGCTCGTTTAATTAACGAGCCGAGTTGATATTCGAGTAGTTCGTTAGAGTTCGTTAATGAAGggcatatttgtcattttagaaatcaaaattataaaaattaaaaattatagatttttattaaggttaatttgcacgaactcgagctcgagctcgtttgtgataaacgagtcgagctcgagctcgagtcacATGTATATTTAACGAGCCGAGTTCGAACACATTTTAAAGCTCGTTTTCCTAACGAGCTCGGCAGCCAAAtactcggctcgattaacagctctatCTCTGAGTAATGGGCCTTCTTGCctctattgtattttttttttggtcgaaaTGATAAGATTATATTGATTGAAATAGGATTATATACAGGCGAGACTTGCTCGATGCTTTACAATGTGCATTTAGCACAATAGATTGGGGTTGACCCACTCTATATCAAAATAATTGCTCAAAGTTTGAGCGCTAAACAAACAGCTTATAttattcattttatatttttctatgCAAAAGGAGCATTTGTAAAACATATTACTTAGCTCGTGGATGTCCTCTATCAGGGTAGCTAGCCACACgtctattgttttttttttccttgaatttgcTACAAAAGGTCTGTACCAGGAACTCCAATACATACCAGCCTCCAACCTTGTTCTGCTGCTTTGATCAAAGCCCACTTTACACTTTCAGCTTCATGTTGATGTTGGTTTGAGCTTTCGCTTTCCCTCATTTTCCATCCCATCACATCCTGCCCTCTACAGTCAGCTGCTACAATACCATACCCaatggactttgatgtcttgcTCCACTTGGTTGCTATTCTTATCTGCATTCCTGCTGTTCTATTGTCTGGGATTTGGCTATCTTCTTGTTCCTCCATTTGAAGTGGCGTTGTTGTTTTTCCAATGCTACAACTCTTAGCCTTTTTGATCCCATCATTGAACTCCATCCATGCATTCCAGGCTTTGTTGATCACTTGTGCTGGATCATGTGTTTTGTTGTTGAACTCTTTCTCGTTCCTGTTTTTCCAAATTTGCCAAAGAATATATGCTGTAAGAGATATATGGTCCAGCCCCTGATCTCTCTGAATTGCTTCGAATAATGCAGCCCACCAATTGTTGAAATTCCCAGTCAGCTCCTGGATCCCATCCCATTGTACTGGTGCAGCTTTCCAGATCTCATTTGCTTTCTTGCATTTCAGCAGTAGATGTTCCAAGGTTTCTAGCTCCTTCCCACACCCTGAGCATATAGGGTCTTCTTTTGACATTCTTCTCCAGATTAATtctttgactggaattgcttcttTCAGGCCTTTCCATGTGAAGATCTTAACTTTGTGACTGATTCTTAGGCTCCACGCACTCTCCACATGTCATTCTTTCTTGGTATATTGCTAGACTCAATCCCTTCTCTTCTCCCTCTGCCCTCTTGTTCTTTTTTAGGCTAGATTATCTTGTAGCCAGATTGCACCGTGTACTGCCCTTTTTGGTTTTCTGTCCAGAAGATGCTGTCCTCTCTTCTTGTGATGCTTATGGGGATCTTGAAATGTTTTCAGCATCTCtctatttgaaatttttgaagatGAGATTTCTATTCCACCTGTACCCTTCTATCAAGTTAGCAACTTTCTAAACTTGGCATTCTTTTGGCTTGGTTGTGACAGGCCTCCCTAAATGTTGGTTTGGAATCCATTGATCTTCCCAAATTCTTGTTGAAAGTCCATTCCCTATCCTTTTCCGTATCTCCCATTCAAGCTCTTCTCTTGCACTCATGATGCTTTGCCAAAACCATGAGGCATTGTAGGGAGTTTTGCAATCCAACACACTACAATTTGGGAAGTACTTGCTTTTCAGAATTTTGCTGGATAACAGATTTGGATTTTTGATGATTCTTCAAATCTGTTTAGCCAACAAAGCTCTATTGAAGCTTTGAATCTCCTGGAATCTCATGCCATCTCATTTTTTCTCCCTTGTCAACTGCTTCCAAGCTACCCAGTACGCCTTATTCTTGTTGTTTTTTTCTTCCTACCAGAAATTAGAAAGCATTGAGCTTATCTCTTTACATAACCTGCAAGGTAATTTGAAACAAGACATTGTGTAAGTAGGCATTGCCATAGACATAGATTTGATCAGAATTTCTTTCCCAGCTGAACTTAGAAGCTTATTTTTCCAGCTTAGCATCCTTCTTTTAATGTTATCCTTTATGTAGTTAAACAGCTGTCCTTTAGACCTTGATATCACCATGGGTAGTCCTAGGTATTTCTCTTGCAATACTGGTTGAATACCTCTTAGTTCCGCACACACTTCCTCCTTTGTTGCCAAATTCACATTTTTGCTAAAAAACACACTAGATTTGTCTAAGTTAACCATTTGACCAAATTCTTGTTCATACATCTCTAGAATCCTCTTCAGCTCCTTTGCTTCTTGAGAGTTAGTTTTGCAAAAGATCAAGGAGTCATTAGCGAGAAAAAGATGGGTTATTGAGGGACCATGTCTGCTTACCTTCATGCCAGCCATATTCCTTGTTTGTGTTGCTCTCTTCAGCAAGCTAGAGAAGCTTTCTGAACATATGAGGAATAGATAAGGTGACAGTGGGTCACCTTGTCTTATCCCTCTTTCTGGTACAATGTATTCCTTACACTCTCTATTGATGTTAAAGAAGAAGGAGACTGTACTTATGCACTTCATAATCCATGTTATCCATTTGTCACAGAACCCCATTTTTTCCATCATAGCTTACAAAAATGCCATTCTAGTCTATCATAGGCTTTAGACATGTCAAACTTCACAGCTATAAATCCATCCTTACTGTGTATTTTGTTTTTAAGATGATGCAAGTACTCATGAGAGATAAAGATGTTATCAAGAATGTGTCTCCCAGGGATGAAAGCAGACTGATTAACGCTGATGCAATGATGCAAAATTGGTTTGAGCCTATTGACTAGAATTTTGGCAATAACTTTGTAAATCACACTATAAAGGCTAATGGGTCTGTATTGCTTGATGTTAGTAGGGCAAGGGACCTTTGGGATCAAGGAAATGATGGTATGGTTGATAGCTTTTAGCATATTACTAGAATGAAAAAAGCTTTTTATGGCATTTACCAGGTCTCCTTTGATTATTTcccagaatttttgaaaaaaaagggtGGGACATCCCATCTATACCAGGAGCCTTGTTGCTATCCATAGAGAAGATTGCAGATTTGATTTTCTCTTCTGTTACAACTTTAGTTAGATCCTGGTTCATAGCCTCAGATGTGGATTTTGGGATTCCAGCTAGAATCTCATGATTACTACTCtcggttgatttggtgaagagtTGCCTGTAGTAGTTACCAATTTCATCTCCCAGTTCAGCCTCATTTTCTGTCCATGTCCCATCTTCCTTTTGTAATTTCTGCATTCTATTCATTTTCCTTCTACCGTTAACCTGTGCATGAAAGAACTGAGTATTCCTGTCTCCTTCTTGTAGCCATCTGAGTCTCGCTTTTTGGCTCTAAAACATTTCCTCATCCCTGTAAGCTTCCTTCAACTGCATTTTGAGAGAAGCCTTTTCCTTCCTGATACTTGCCAATGATGTTCCTTGGATCTAATCCAACTTCTCCTTTTTACTCTCAATCCTTTTTCTAGAGTTCTTGTTGCTTTTGTTGCTCCATTTAAGTAGAGCTATTCTGCAATTCCTCACTTTTGTCTTAATCTAAAACATTCTGGACCCTTCTACATTCTTGTCCCAAGCTTCGTTGATTACCTCAGATATCCCTTCCCTTTGAAGTTATCTTTTTGTCAACAAAGAATCTTTTTTTCCTGTTCCTTTCCAAGGGGTTAGTATTCAATAGTAGAGCACTGTGATCAGACGCGTGGGACTTAATGTGAGTGCATTTTGCCTTTTCAAAGTTCAGATTCCATTGTACATTGCTCAGTGTCCTATCAAGCCTTTGTTTAATCTCACCATCCCCTTCCCAGTTATTGCTCTAGGTCCAAGGCTGTCCTTCGTAACCAATGCCAACCAACTGATTCTCATTGATAAAGTTCCTGAAGTCATTGAAAGTCCACTCTTCTCTTATCCTTCCTCTCCATTTCTCCTTATTGGAACAAATGTCATTGAAATCCCCTACTATTATCCATCTATTACCCCATAGATGCTTCCTCCTTTGTATGACTGACCACTGTTGTCTTCTTATTGAGTCATCACAGCTAGCATAGATCCCAACCATCTACCAGTCACTGCTGCTGCTTTGGTCCTCTATATGAGCCTCTAAAGTGAAGGCCGTGTGTTGCACCTGCAGTACTTTGGTGTGTGCACTCCAGTATAGTACCATACCACCTGTTTTTTCCATTGATTCCACTATATAGTTATGTTCATAGTTTAAGATCCTTTGAATCTTTTCCATATATTGTTTCCTATTCTTAGTTTCACATAGAAACATCAATTCTGGGGAGAGAAGTCTCTTGTACTCCTTCAAGtggggaactgtcaaggggctccctgCACCTTGGCAGTTCCACACCATAACCTTCATTGATCACTTGGGGTCCAGTGAAGGCTGGCACCCACCCCTTCCCTTGATCGTTCTATTTCCATTTCTTGGTCTCCCCCTTTGCTTTTTTTCTAAATGTGTTCAATGGTCTCAGTGTCTGTCATATTTCATCCTCCAATGCCAATTTCCTTTTGGTCGTTCCCACTGGGCTCAGACAATTGTCATCAATCTGTTGCAAAACCTTCCTCTCCCTTCCCAATGATATACTTGCTGTTttccttattttccttttctatctcTGAGGATGTTCTACTTGAGTACTTTTGCTGCTTTGACTCATAGGTTTATCTTGTATCTCACTTGGCATGATCATGTTACTGCTGTCCTCTTAGATAGTTAGACCAAATTTTTGCTTTGGTTCTTGCAGCTTCCTGTCTACCATTACTTCATCATCTCCATTACTTCCTAGAAATTCTGGTTTTTTGCATCTTTCCATTTCTTGCAAAAGCTCCATCATCTTGCTATTGCTGGATGGTTGAGCTCCTACCTGGACTTCCTTATGTATTATTTCCTCCACACTTCCAATACTTGTATGActtcctcctctctcttccTTGCTGACCAGAATCTGTACCTGTAGTTCCTTATTCAACTTCCTTGGTATATAGTCCACTTTCTCCTTtggtttatttatttccttATCGCTTCCTTTTAGATTTTCCTTTCCCCTTAGAGTTGTGGATTCATGTTCCTCTTCCTGCCTCTTTGAGTCATTCCTCACCAATTCCTCATTTTCCACCCCCCAGTATTACCTTTTGGAAGAAGATATGTAGTTGTTATTCTCCTTTTGGGGTGAAGATTTCCTAAAATTTACTCTCAACCATAGACCACACTGGTTCTCTTGCTGACCATTTTCTAATGATATCTTTGACTTACAAGCCTTTACATTATGGCCTATAATCCCACATGTGTAGCAAAAGTCAGGACACCTTTCATATTTGAATTTAATCCATCTCATTAGTCCATTCATTTTGATTGTTGTTCCATGAAGCAATGGATGAAAATGTCAGCCATAACCTGTGCCTTTAGATGCTTTCCTTCTTTACCTCTATTTTATGGAATAACTAATTCCCCGGCTTCCTTAAACACTGCACCTACTTTCTTCCCCACCTCCTTAGAGATGCAATGTAAATGAAGGTTCCACATTTGAACCCATAGTGGTGCTATTCTGAAGGCATTAGGATCATCCTCAATCCCCTCGTACCACTTACTCAGTACAAGTATCAGGTTATCTAAAATCCAAGGCCCTCCATTGACTATCCTTTCTCTAGTTTCCTCCCCCTTAATTCCAAACTGGAAGAAGTTTGGCCCTAGCTCAGTCACCTTGAGATCTTTCGGATAACCCCAAGCATTTGCCACAAAATTTTTAATCCCAGTAAAATTAGCTATCTTATCTCCCCTGATTCTCCCCAACAGACTGGTCTGGCATTCCTGCCTGCCTATGCAAACATCTCCTGCATCTAGGTCAGTCACATGGCTGTTTAAGGCAAACTTTTGCATAATTTCAGTCAACTCTCCCGCCATAGTAGTAATATGATATTTAGGTGGAATCCCACTTCTCTGTAGGTATGAACAGGATCTAACCAAATTTATACAGATGAGCACTCAAATCTACGTACTTCCACTGGGTAAATGCCTTTCTTGGAGACCAGAAATCAAGTagacaaagaaaaaggaagaaataaaggagagcaataaatgtaatTAATGCAGAGAAATAGGTTAAGAAAGAAAACCTAAGTGAAACCCTGGCTTTAAGTAAGCATGCATTTATGGCTGCAAATTTCCGTACTGTGACATTCCATCTTCTTAGCTCCGACCAGCTTGTTTTTAAGATGTCCGAAACTCCTGGAACCTGGGCAAACTCCTGTTCCGACAGCAATCAGCACTTACTATTGTTCTTGTTTGGAAATGCGGAGAGATTCACCTTGATTGGTTGCAAAGTATCTAATTGTTTGCTCTTTGTCTGAGACTCTGCTTTTGGGTTTTTGAAAGTTTGAAAAAGTTTGCAGAGTTGAAAGGTTTTTGGCTCCCACTATTGGGGGCTCTCgtagagagagaaagagctcTCATAGGAGAGAGAAAGTAGGATTGGTGTTTCTTGCCTCTATTGTACTAGAGGTTAAAACAAAAGTAGAGGTTGTTCCATTAATTGTACTCCAACTGATTACAGGTTCTCATTTtgaataattaataattttgatattcttatttatttttgtatttaaattacaaattttttaataGCAAAAAAGCTAGCATAATCTACTAATCAAATAGTAGCATTTGCTGATTTTAATTAAATGAGAACAAAAAGTTTTTGAACATCATGCTATTACAAAACTTCTATTCAAGTAGTAGACATTGACTAGACAACCACGAAATGCCCGGTTCGACTCTTAATTcctcccttttctttctctccccTTTGAACCAAAAAGGAAATATCATGCTATTTGAGCACAGCTTGCTCTTTTGATCTCCATTTTGGGAGTCTATCTTTCGAAGCTTTGAGCCTTTAATGAACAAGGAAAAGAGGATCCAATAATGTAAAGAGCAATATATTGCATACCAGCCAGCAACAGTCAAATGCAGACTAAGAAATGGCCAAATAATATATGTCCAAAGCATGCATGCTCTCCGGATATCAATTTCACTGCAGGAAACTTAGGGGAAGTAAGAAAACGCCGCTCTACTGAAGTTTGTACAGTTGCTGAGGTAGAGAACATTATCCCCGTTTATTTAGTCTATTAAGCCAAAAATCAATGGATAGTTTTACGCATCAGTGAGACCGTAGTCATTGGTACAATTCAGGCTTCAACACCCCAACATAGGGCAAGTTCCTGTACAGCTCTGCAAAGTCCAGTCCATAACCGACCACGAAATAATCTGGGCACTGTCAAAATGAAATTGTAGAATGGTCAACAAAGGCAGAAGCCATTTTGCAAGGTACAGAACAAAAGAATGGAAGCATCAAACTGTGACAGTGTGAAAATGATAAACAAATAACAGTTCGTAGACAAGATTACTAGCTTCAAATTCAGCATAAAATTGTGACTCATGCTATTTGATCCTTCACAGTCATATGTGCTCTTCAGGAGCTAATTGCCAACTGATTCTGAGAGTTAGTTTTCTTACCAAATGGACGAGCCTTTtcataagagaaaataaaaaccAAGTGATCTAAAGTGTCCCCATGATAGTAGATGATGCCCAGTACTAGTATGAACTTGAACCCACCCACTACCGTATACTTAagctttttaaactattaagcAGAAGTATGCTTCTAATTTTGCCAAAAGATCATCAAGATTGGAGTAACAAAgcgatgaaaatttttacaggTTCCAATTCCTTCAAAAACACTAGTTCTATGTACATAATGATTGGGTGGCATGACTTGTCCATTCCATTTTTTGCTTCTAAGTCAATGAAATGCCTGTTGTAGTTTGACTCAGTCAATCATGGAAGCCTCTCAAGTCTCAAGCATATGTAGCATGGCTACTATTTAAATCAGGAGACTACAAAAAAGATAATAACTTCATAGGGGTAAGCAGCAAACATTAATATAAGATCAACAACAGCCTATTGAATCTGCAGGTAGCCATGAAACTGAAAAATAATTTATGCCCCTTTTTTCCTTTGTTCTGGGAAAAGAGGGGGAGGGCCTGAGGAACCAGTATTCAGACGTACATACGTGgaaagagagacagagagagacagagagggagagagagaacctCAAAGCCACAGTAAAACTTTCCGCTTCCCACAAGTTCAAAATTGACTTTGCGCCTAGCTGGTTTGTCAAGAAGAGTACACACGGATACGGACAATGATCCTTTTGATTTCAAGTATTCAATGAGAAACGACAAAGTGCTTCCTGTATCTACAATGTCTTCCACCTAAAACCATGGCAAGAAACCAAATATACGTTTAAGAAGTCAGTGACATCCAACATAACAAAGAAAAGTATGAGCCATCTAAGTAAATCCGTAGGATGCCTCAAAAATATCAGCATACTAGGCACAAATGTGTAGCATAGCTGTTGCAGCACAAAATTAAAGGTACTTTGGTCCAAATGCTTGTCAAACTTAATGGTAACCCACTTTGCCTTGAATTTTGTTCACAAGACACCTTTAATTGTTAGCTTTTAAAGTTTTAGCAAACTGATACCTTAAGAAACTCTATAAGAAGGACTCGTGAACAGTTTAGGGATATCATACTTGCGCTATTGACTACCAACATCATTGAATACTCTAAGTTATCTAATTCATCTAACCTGTTCTTGTACTCTAATTTCATCAGTCAAAGAGTTGTAGATTATCAAGCAATGAGATTTCAGGTCGCTAAGGCCATTGCTGCCCTGAATTCTCCCCAAGTACTAACTCGTATAAACAAACTACAAGGAATCCAATGAAATCATGTGTAACATAATAACGATTGCAGGTCTATTGATGGGCAACTTCATCAGTACCAGATCAATACCAAGAACCTTTTATCagtaataaataaaaacaagagcCTTTATCAGTCTGCAAATAGCTTCAACATATTAGAATATTATTAGCAAACATAAGCTTTCTCTCCACGTGTAATCCTGTATCTGAAAAGCTTTCGCTCGACATCCCATTAATCACAAACCCCAGAAAAAGCATCCATCATAAACAGCCAAAAGGAGTAGTAATTCCCCAATCATAGCACGCTACAACCTGTTTAGTGCTAGCATTAAAAACGAGCAaactaaaataaacaaaaaattaaaagcaaaaataagCGTTAATCCAATCCACTCACCACAATTACGTGCTTATCTCGGACATCAATCTTTAAATCGCATGTAATTTTCGGTTTACCACAGGAGACAGTCCCAGAACCATAGGATTCAATCCGAACAAAGTCAACGCTGATTGGCAGTTGAATCTTCCGAACAAGATCGGCTAAGAAAAGAAACGCGCCGGTGGCAACTCCAACTATAATGGGAGCAGAGGAAGATGACGAACTGTCAGAGTTGG contains the following coding sequences:
- the LOC113711041 gene encoding uncharacterized protein, whose translation is MPPSTVFFALQCCQCSTMQVKQRKKSSNKWTCVVCNQKQSVCKVFAQGYMAKDVRKFVQSFNMSRQFAEQNVIPADDDKATLEIEDKIPPNGKLKRTDWTEYIDPEEDDSEIPNIGENPGDEFELKIVTEMPKPVFKKPKLKSYHVAKDCEYGDEKNILVDVGESLVRTKGCSQAGASSRYRGARVRGTQQERTNYAAEIKGKSADRQEEVKLEEPMHGMFEWRGCLVQGGNVKLSDEVPGRNRSATIKGWRSSKWSCYITEEDDNLLPASGKANKNQSNQGCDPNAFETEFVDQRVDEDIHPDFL
- the LOC140015463 gene encoding uncharacterized protein; protein product: MSKEDPICSGCGKELETLEHLLLKCKKANEIWKAAPVQWDGIQELTGNFNNWWAALFEAIQRDQGLDHISLTAYILWQIWKNRNEKEFNNKTHDPAQVINKAWNAWMEFNDGIKKAKSCSIGKTTTPLQMEEQEDSQIPDNRTAGMQIRIATKWSKTSKSIGYGIVAADCRGQDVMGWKMRESESSNQHQHEAESVKWALIKAAEQGWRLVCIGVPGTDLL
- the LOC113711900 gene encoding uncharacterized protein gives rise to the protein MSAMDLNSHIEKILWTDQEISQRVSELASQITQDFSTNSDSSSSSSAPIIVGVATGAFLFLADLVRKIQLPISVDFVRIESYGSGTVSCGKPKITCDLKIDVRDKHVIVVEDIVDTGSTLSFLIEYLKSKGSLSVSVCTLLDKPARRKVNFELVGSGKFYCGFECPDYFVVGYGLDFAELYRNLPYVGVLKPELYQ